A genome region from Lactobacillus sp. ESL0791 includes the following:
- a CDS encoding polysaccharide polymerase, which translates to MKLTTATKLIIIMSVAVSVVTILSGTGLISNSLASAVQAIVSMLLLGTILFLNNKFSHSFLFLFLVSIFICLINGAIYMISGTLMITLIYVLNTSVNIDYNKILKYLAAVSGITFGIVVLANLLTGWGANNFEMWRVNGYVFRKSLGFIHPNVAMLLWLAVVLAFCSIEKSKFERVSNLFVAALTYIIYTQTQSRTSTYIILLYCITAFVLGNKIYIRVNRTVSKLVCLIPVAIFAASLSTLFHPYSSSLDSILSGRLALYQQFYSVYGIHFLKTPQLEAAMFDNGYLQALLAKGIIFTIQLLYILIMMGWKIKKMRIKDILIFTMYVLSGFTETSLQHFELFIPVAILLASSAQLERKNTKLLPK; encoded by the coding sequence AACGGGGCTAATTTCTAATTCACTTGCAAGTGCTGTTCAAGCGATTGTGAGTATGCTTTTGCTGGGCACAATTTTGTTTTTAAATAATAAATTTAGTCATTCTTTTCTTTTTTTGTTTTTGGTATCAATTTTTATTTGTCTTATAAATGGCGCTATATATATGATCTCGGGTACATTGATGATTACCCTTATTTATGTATTGAACACGTCAGTTAATATCGATTACAACAAAATACTGAAGTATTTGGCAGCAGTCTCAGGGATTACGTTTGGCATTGTGGTATTAGCTAATTTACTAACCGGCTGGGGAGCAAATAACTTTGAAATGTGGCGGGTTAACGGGTATGTTTTTAGAAAATCATTAGGCTTTATCCACCCCAATGTCGCGATGCTGCTATGGTTAGCAGTAGTATTAGCATTTTGTTCTATTGAAAAGTCCAAATTCGAACGTGTATCTAATTTGTTTGTTGCGGCTTTGACCTACATTATTTATACTCAGACGCAATCTAGAACTTCAACTTATATTATTCTGCTTTATTGTATTACAGCATTTGTCTTAGGAAACAAGATTTATATTAGAGTTAATAGAACAGTTTCAAAGTTAGTTTGCCTGATTCCAGTGGCCATCTTTGCTGCATCTTTGAGTACTTTATTCCACCCATATTCGTCATCACTTGATAGTATTCTATCCGGCAGATTAGCGCTCTACCAACAATTTTATTCGGTATATGGCATCCACTTTTTAAAAACTCCTCAACTTGAAGCGGCAATGTTTGATAATGGGTATTTACAGGCTTTGCTTGCAAAAGGAATAATTTTTACAATTCAATTATTATATATTTTAATAATGATGGGATGGAAAATTAAAAAAATGCGGATTAAAGATATTTTGATATTTACAATGTATGTTTTAAGTGGCTTTACCGAAACTTCCTTACAGCACTTTGAACTTTTCATACCTGTTGCAATATTGTTAGCATCTAGTGCGCAGCTGGAGAGAAAAAACACAAAGCTGCTCCCGAAATAA